The proteins below are encoded in one region of Triticum aestivum cultivar Chinese Spring chromosome 1B, IWGSC CS RefSeq v2.1, whole genome shotgun sequence:
- the LOC123128267 gene encoding peptide methionine sulfoxide reductase A4, chloroplastic encodes MPPLLTSPASLSSSPLRLASRLGAAALRPTPSSSSRSRRFLAPTQTAAPGTTTSGGFAAMSWLGKLGLGGGGSPRASEASAALAQGPDEDKPAPGSEFAQFGAGCFWGVELVFQRVPGVTRTEVGYSQGAFHDPTYEDVCTGATGHNEVVRVQYDPAACKYDDLLETFWARHDPTTPNRQGGDVGTQYRSGIYYYTSEQEKAALESMEKQQKVQNRKIVTEILPAKRFYKAEEYHQQYLAKGGRFGFKQSTEKGCNDPIRCYG; translated from the exons ATGCCTCCCCTCCTCACCTCacccgcctccctctcctcctcccccctccgcctcgcctcccgcctcggcgccgccgccctccgtcccaccccctcctcctcgtcccgcAGCCGTCGTTTCCTCGCCCCCACCCAAACCGCGGCGCCGGGAACCACCACCAGCGGCGGGTTCGCGGCGATGAGCTGGCTCGGGAAGCTGGGGCTGGGCGGCGGGGGAAGCCCGCGCGCGTCGGAGGCGTCCGCGGCGCTGGCGCAGGGGCCCGACGAGGACAAGCCGGCGCCCGGGAGCGAGTTCGCGCAGTTCGGGGCCGGCTGCTTCTGGGGCGTGGAGCTGGTGTTCCAGCGCGTGCCCGGGGTCACCCGCACCGAGGTCGGCTACAGCCAGGGCGCCTTCCACGACCCCACCTACGAGGACGTCTGCACCGGCGCCACCGGCCACAACGAGGTCGTTCGCGTCCAGTACGACCCCGCCGCCTGCAAGTACGACGACCTCCTCGAAACCTTCTGGGCGCGCCACGACCCGACCACGCCCAATCGCCAG GGGGGCGACGTCGGAACCCAGTACAGGTCAGGGATCTACTACTACACATCAGAGCAGGAGAAGGCGGCGCTCGAGTCTATGGAGAAGCAGCAGAAGGTTCAGAACCGGAAGATAGTCACTGAGATCCTCCCCGCGAAGAGGTTCTACAAGGCGGAGGAGTACCACCAGCAGTACCTTGCGAAGGGCGGTCGCTTTGGCTTCAAACAGTCCACGGAGAAGGGCTGCAACGACCCCATCCGCTGCTACGGATGA
- the LOC123128256 gene encoding uncharacterized protein isoform X2: MDPAAAGAGSWDTELAWHVLTVLLRMGRPAAAAELAAVASSSPAGAMTPQHVERLCHAPGSPLRFSGGTVTVSGTAVVAFLRFLGWDVPAVPRARLRPSDLRSWCAEIPIRYERKRKAPDADRFGVKRRLLMGADADLVEPEQQQPIVPSCSSVAAGEVHLEVMQDRLPLVSNIAKIGTPCLQPKLNQSLGVSNDNLLGNMASTLTWKELSVRPFSDIPSICAEKSENIHAVVNEISRIGELEGALSYYNCRVEDSEDLEKKPSPLPMIVEVPLVGDTKIWLDEDLNLFHTRPCSPSLNCDTQLVDSIVRTSVVPDQAAVQNDSPNAGQGEEIPSCGQDANTGVFQSATCTKAEPLLQEPIHEVNKSSCQPSLGTKVDPAALPLEATSHDCINNGKLNVVAENIDSTNLKDREQLHKKVGTIFPKKEQDRKMVKQREKRKKNDALPKEDKDQLAENAQKGHAEPKPLPSFKDFVVEEEEGSGGYGIVYRARRSTDGKVFAIKCPREKAHSHHVDNERKMLERFGGKSFVIRYEGCFRSGELDCFILEHVKHDRPEILKREINVFELQWYGYCLFKALSSLHKQGIVHRDVKPGNFLFSRDQTKGYLVDFNLASDVHHKFLKSSKSETMSCGKDTASQSSLKSSLVIHAKEAATDSKQPLGPKRKRSNKIPVGSDPRVDNKSRHGSQPADGSGVTSAKDPTSVKTPLDRLKQPMPYRGRKELMSFLQEAMDSPKQNIPAAPVSHRKRVAAPVGSVDRKLFVLTPMPLRCDGNAVPGSGTINSKGNGKQRREGPCVGTKGFRAPEVLLRSSHQSCKVDVWSAGVTLLYFIIGKAPFGGDPEQNMKEIAKIRGNEELWEVAKLHNCESSYPQELFDVKLLQSVDLREWCMANARRPELLEQVPDSLFDLVDKCLAVNPRCRITSEDALSHEFLAPCRESLKKNALRIRSASASHPPPCLPRDAMVNANEL; the protein is encoded by the exons atggatcccgccgccgccggcgcgggCTCGTGGGACACGGAGCTCGCGTGGCACGTCCTCACCGTGCTCCTCCGCAtgggccgccccgccgccgccgccgagctcgccgccgtggcgtcgtcgtcgccggcgggcGCCATGACGCCGCAGCACGTCGAGCGGCTGTGCCATGCCCCCGGATCGCCGCTCCGCTTCTCCGGCGGCACGGTGACTGTTTCCGGAACGGCCGTCGTGGCGTTTCTGAGGTTCCTGGGGTGGGATGTGCCGGCGGTCCCGAGGGCGAGGCTGAGGCCCTCCGACTTGAGGAGCTGGTGCGCGGAGATACCGATTAGGTATGAGCGCAAGCGGAAGGCTCCCGACGCGGACCGCTTCGGCGTGAAGAGGCGCCTCCTGATGGGGGCCGATGCAG ATTTGGTAGAACCCGAGCAGCAGCAGCCGATTGTGCCAAGTTGTTCCTCAGTTGCTGCTGGAGAG GTACACCTGGAGGTTATGCAAGATAGGCTTCCTCTAGTTTCCAACATTGCTAAAATTGGTACACCTTGTCTTCAACCTAAACTTAATCAGTCTCTTGGAGTCAGCAACGACAATCTTCTTGGGAACATGGCATCTACACTGACATGGAAGGAGTTGTCCGTTCGTCCATTTAGTGATATTCCTTCCATCTGCGCTGAGAAATCAGAGAACATCCATGCAGTAGTTAATGAAATTAGTAGGATTGGTGAACTGGAAGGAGCACTTTCATATTACAATTGCCGAGTAGAGGATAGTGAGGATCTGGAAAAGAAGCCAAGCCCCCTTCCTATGATAGTGGAGGTGCCTTTAGTTGGAGATACAAAAATATGGCTTGATGAGGATCTAAATCTTTTTCACACAAGACCATGCAGTCCATCTCTCAATTGTGATACACAGTTAGTAGACAGTATAGTAAGAACCAGTGTGGTGCCTGACCAAGCAGCTGTACAAAATGACAGCCCAAATGCTGGACAGGGTGAGGAGATCCCATCTTGTGGTCAGGATGCTAATACTGGTGTTTTCCAGTCTGCTACATGCACCAAAGCAGAACCTCTACTACAGGAACCGATTCATGAAGTGAACAAAAGCTCATGTCAACCATCTCTGGGCACAAAAGTTGACCCGGCAGCATTGCCGCTAGAAGCGACGAGCCATGATTGTATCAACAATGGAAAGTTGAACGTTGTTGCTGAAAATATCGATAGCACAAACCTAAAGGACAGAGAGCAGCTACATAAGAAAGTGGGTACCATTTTTCCGAAGAAGGAGCAAGACAGAAAGATGGTGAAGCAACGGGAGAAGCGCAAGAAAAATGATGCCCTGCCCAAAGAAgataaggatcaacttgcagaaaATGCTCAAAAG GGCCATGCAGAGCCAAAACCACTGCCTAGCTTCAAGGATTTTGTCGTGGAAGAGGAGGAAGGGTCAG GAGGTTATGGGATCGTTTATAGGGCTCGGAGAAGCACAGATGGAAAAGTATTTGCCATAAAAT GTCCTCGTGAGAAAGCGCATTCACATCATGTTGACAATGAACGAAAGATGTTGGAACGATTTGG AGGCAAGAGTTTTGTGATTAGATATGAAGGCTGTTTTAGGAGTGGTGAACTAGACTGCTTTATTCTAGAACATGTTAAGCATGACAGACCAGAG ATTCTCAAAAGAGAAATAAATGTCTTTGAGTTGCAGTGGTATGGGTATTGTCTGTTCAAAGCTCTTTCAAGCTTGCATAAGCAG GGAATAGTGCATAGAGATGTGAAACCTGGAAACTTCCTCTTCTCTCGTGACCAGACAAAGGGATATCTTGTTGACTTCAACTTAGCAAGT GATGTTCACCATAAGTTCTTGAAAAGCA GTAAATCTGAGACAATGTCATGTGGGAAGGATACCGCATCTCAATCTTCGTTGAAATCTTCTCTAGTGATTCATGCCAAAGAAGCAGCAACCGACTCAAAACAACCTCTTGGGCCCAAGAGGAAAAGATCAAATAAAATCCCTGTGGGCAGTGATCCTAGGGTTGACAATAAAAGTAGGCATGGTAGCCAACCTGCTGATGGATCTGGTGTAACCTCGGCCAAGGATCCTACAAGCGTGAAAACACCATTAGACAGGTTAAAGCAGCCAATGCCTTACAGAGGGCGGAAGGAATTAATGAGCTTCTTGCAGGAGGCAATGGACAGTCCCAAACAAAATATACCGGCAGCTCCAGTTTCCCATAGGAAGAGGGTTGCTGCTCCTGTGGGTAGTGTGGATCGGAAGTTATTTGTACTTACTCCAATGCCCCTGCGTTGTGATGGTAATGCTGTTCCTGGTTCTGGGACGATTAACAGCAAAG GAAATGGAAAGCAGCGAAGAGAAGGTCCATGTGTTGGAACTAAAGGATTCCGAGCTCCAGAG GTTCTTTTGAGATCTTCTCATCAGAGTTGCAAAGTTGATGTCTGGTCGGCTGGGGTGACACTCCTGTACTTCATAATCGGCAAGGCACCTTTCGGCGGAGATCCTGAACA GAACATGAAAGAAATAGCGAAGATCAGAGGCAACGAAGAATTATGGGAAGTAGCAAAACTGCACAATTGCGAATCTTCCTACCCACAG GAGCTATTTGATGTCAAATTGCTTCAGTCGGTGGATCTCAGGGAGTGGTGCATGGCCAACGCCCGCAGGCCGGAGCTCCTCGAGCAGGTCCCAGACTCGCTGTTCGATCTGGTCGACAAGTGCCTGGCGGTAAACCCCAGGTGCAGGATCACATCGGAGGATGCTCTGTCACACGAGTTCTTGGCTCCGTGCCGTGAAAGCCTCAAGAAGAACGCGCTTAGGATTAGGTCagcatcagcttctcaccctcctcCCTGCTTGCCTCGAGATGCCATGGTTAACGCCAACGAGTTGTAG
- the LOC123128256 gene encoding probable serine/threonine-protein kinase cdc7 isoform X1, which yields MDPAAAGAGSWDTELAWHVLTVLLRMGRPAAAAELAAVASSSPAGAMTPQHVERLCHAPGSPLRFSGGTVTVSGTAVVAFLRFLGWDVPAVPRARLRPSDLRSWCAEIPIRYERKRKAPDADRFGVKRRLLMGADADLVEPEQQQPIVPSCSSVAAGEVHLEVMQDRLPLVSNIAKIGTPCLQPKLNQSLGVSNDNLLGNMASTLTWKELSVRPFSDIPSICAEKSENIHAVVNEISRIGELEGALSYYNCRVEDSEDLEKKPSPLPMIVEVPLVGDTKIWLDEDLNLFHTRPCSPSLNCDTQLVDSIVRTSVVPDQAAVQNDSPNAGQGEEIPSCGQDANTGVFQSATCTKAEPLLQEPIHEVNKSSCQPSLGTKVDPAALPLEATSHDCINNGKLNVVAENIDSTNLKDREQLHKKVGTIFPKKEQDRKMVKQREKRKKNDALPKEDKDQLAENAQKGHAEPKPLPSFKDFVVEEEEGSGGYGIVYRARRSTDGKVFAIKCPREKAHSHHVDNERKMLERFGGKSFVIRYEGCFRSGELDCFILEHVKHDRPEILKREINVFELQWYGYCLFKALSSLHKQGIVHRDVKPGNFLFSRDQTKGYLVDFNLASVSDVHHKFLKSSKSETMSCGKDTASQSSLKSSLVIHAKEAATDSKQPLGPKRKRSNKIPVGSDPRVDNKSRHGSQPADGSGVTSAKDPTSVKTPLDRLKQPMPYRGRKELMSFLQEAMDSPKQNIPAAPVSHRKRVAAPVGSVDRKLFVLTPMPLRCDGNAVPGSGTINSKGNGKQRREGPCVGTKGFRAPEVLLRSSHQSCKVDVWSAGVTLLYFIIGKAPFGGDPEQNMKEIAKIRGNEELWEVAKLHNCESSYPQELFDVKLLQSVDLREWCMANARRPELLEQVPDSLFDLVDKCLAVNPRCRITSEDALSHEFLAPCRESLKKNALRIRSASASHPPPCLPRDAMVNANEL from the exons atggatcccgccgccgccggcgcgggCTCGTGGGACACGGAGCTCGCGTGGCACGTCCTCACCGTGCTCCTCCGCAtgggccgccccgccgccgccgccgagctcgccgccgtggcgtcgtcgtcgccggcgggcGCCATGACGCCGCAGCACGTCGAGCGGCTGTGCCATGCCCCCGGATCGCCGCTCCGCTTCTCCGGCGGCACGGTGACTGTTTCCGGAACGGCCGTCGTGGCGTTTCTGAGGTTCCTGGGGTGGGATGTGCCGGCGGTCCCGAGGGCGAGGCTGAGGCCCTCCGACTTGAGGAGCTGGTGCGCGGAGATACCGATTAGGTATGAGCGCAAGCGGAAGGCTCCCGACGCGGACCGCTTCGGCGTGAAGAGGCGCCTCCTGATGGGGGCCGATGCAG ATTTGGTAGAACCCGAGCAGCAGCAGCCGATTGTGCCAAGTTGTTCCTCAGTTGCTGCTGGAGAG GTACACCTGGAGGTTATGCAAGATAGGCTTCCTCTAGTTTCCAACATTGCTAAAATTGGTACACCTTGTCTTCAACCTAAACTTAATCAGTCTCTTGGAGTCAGCAACGACAATCTTCTTGGGAACATGGCATCTACACTGACATGGAAGGAGTTGTCCGTTCGTCCATTTAGTGATATTCCTTCCATCTGCGCTGAGAAATCAGAGAACATCCATGCAGTAGTTAATGAAATTAGTAGGATTGGTGAACTGGAAGGAGCACTTTCATATTACAATTGCCGAGTAGAGGATAGTGAGGATCTGGAAAAGAAGCCAAGCCCCCTTCCTATGATAGTGGAGGTGCCTTTAGTTGGAGATACAAAAATATGGCTTGATGAGGATCTAAATCTTTTTCACACAAGACCATGCAGTCCATCTCTCAATTGTGATACACAGTTAGTAGACAGTATAGTAAGAACCAGTGTGGTGCCTGACCAAGCAGCTGTACAAAATGACAGCCCAAATGCTGGACAGGGTGAGGAGATCCCATCTTGTGGTCAGGATGCTAATACTGGTGTTTTCCAGTCTGCTACATGCACCAAAGCAGAACCTCTACTACAGGAACCGATTCATGAAGTGAACAAAAGCTCATGTCAACCATCTCTGGGCACAAAAGTTGACCCGGCAGCATTGCCGCTAGAAGCGACGAGCCATGATTGTATCAACAATGGAAAGTTGAACGTTGTTGCTGAAAATATCGATAGCACAAACCTAAAGGACAGAGAGCAGCTACATAAGAAAGTGGGTACCATTTTTCCGAAGAAGGAGCAAGACAGAAAGATGGTGAAGCAACGGGAGAAGCGCAAGAAAAATGATGCCCTGCCCAAAGAAgataaggatcaacttgcagaaaATGCTCAAAAG GGCCATGCAGAGCCAAAACCACTGCCTAGCTTCAAGGATTTTGTCGTGGAAGAGGAGGAAGGGTCAG GAGGTTATGGGATCGTTTATAGGGCTCGGAGAAGCACAGATGGAAAAGTATTTGCCATAAAAT GTCCTCGTGAGAAAGCGCATTCACATCATGTTGACAATGAACGAAAGATGTTGGAACGATTTGG AGGCAAGAGTTTTGTGATTAGATATGAAGGCTGTTTTAGGAGTGGTGAACTAGACTGCTTTATTCTAGAACATGTTAAGCATGACAGACCAGAG ATTCTCAAAAGAGAAATAAATGTCTTTGAGTTGCAGTGGTATGGGTATTGTCTGTTCAAAGCTCTTTCAAGCTTGCATAAGCAG GGAATAGTGCATAGAGATGTGAAACCTGGAAACTTCCTCTTCTCTCGTGACCAGACAAAGGGATATCTTGTTGACTTCAACTTAGCAAGTGTTAGT GATGTTCACCATAAGTTCTTGAAAAGCA GTAAATCTGAGACAATGTCATGTGGGAAGGATACCGCATCTCAATCTTCGTTGAAATCTTCTCTAGTGATTCATGCCAAAGAAGCAGCAACCGACTCAAAACAACCTCTTGGGCCCAAGAGGAAAAGATCAAATAAAATCCCTGTGGGCAGTGATCCTAGGGTTGACAATAAAAGTAGGCATGGTAGCCAACCTGCTGATGGATCTGGTGTAACCTCGGCCAAGGATCCTACAAGCGTGAAAACACCATTAGACAGGTTAAAGCAGCCAATGCCTTACAGAGGGCGGAAGGAATTAATGAGCTTCTTGCAGGAGGCAATGGACAGTCCCAAACAAAATATACCGGCAGCTCCAGTTTCCCATAGGAAGAGGGTTGCTGCTCCTGTGGGTAGTGTGGATCGGAAGTTATTTGTACTTACTCCAATGCCCCTGCGTTGTGATGGTAATGCTGTTCCTGGTTCTGGGACGATTAACAGCAAAG GAAATGGAAAGCAGCGAAGAGAAGGTCCATGTGTTGGAACTAAAGGATTCCGAGCTCCAGAG GTTCTTTTGAGATCTTCTCATCAGAGTTGCAAAGTTGATGTCTGGTCGGCTGGGGTGACACTCCTGTACTTCATAATCGGCAAGGCACCTTTCGGCGGAGATCCTGAACA GAACATGAAAGAAATAGCGAAGATCAGAGGCAACGAAGAATTATGGGAAGTAGCAAAACTGCACAATTGCGAATCTTCCTACCCACAG GAGCTATTTGATGTCAAATTGCTTCAGTCGGTGGATCTCAGGGAGTGGTGCATGGCCAACGCCCGCAGGCCGGAGCTCCTCGAGCAGGTCCCAGACTCGCTGTTCGATCTGGTCGACAAGTGCCTGGCGGTAAACCCCAGGTGCAGGATCACATCGGAGGATGCTCTGTCACACGAGTTCTTGGCTCCGTGCCGTGAAAGCCTCAAGAAGAACGCGCTTAGGATTAGGTCagcatcagcttctcaccctcctcCCTGCTTGCCTCGAGATGCCATGGTTAACGCCAACGAGTTGTAG